From Streptomyces zhihengii, the proteins below share one genomic window:
- a CDS encoding peptide MFS transporter, which yields MASSLTKASASTPGSEKTFFGHPRGLATLFMTEMWERFSYYGMRALLVYYIVSGGADAATGSQGGGLAMDAAMATAIYSVYVSMVYLMAMPGGWFGDRVWGARKTVAIAGFVIMGGHVALAVPGQAMFFVGLALVAAGSGLLKANISTMVGHLYDGPEDPRRDGGFTLFYIGINLGAFVAPFVIGTVGKEHNWHFGFALAAVGMGLGLLQFLIGTRHLSPKSNEVPNPLSPEERRAVVTKVVGALVVAAVFYGGVVALGMYTLNWALVPLTLAGLIIPVAVLVRIKRDKDLSAGEQSKMNGYIWFFVAAAIFWMIYDQGGSTLSLFADDKTAGSVLGIDFSATWYQSLNPLYVMALAPVFAWLWLWLARKNQEPNTIVKFAMGLVLVGASFFVFVVPMGMAGDGTKVSPMWLVSIYMIQTIGELCLSPVGLSVTTKMAPQKYASQMMGVWFLAVTAGDCTTGLLSLAGVDLNGTGIIAMQASLAVAAGLAVFMYRKKVQAMMGEVH from the coding sequence ATGGCGTCCAGCCTGACGAAGGCATCGGCCAGTACCCCTGGCAGCGAGAAGACCTTCTTCGGCCACCCCCGCGGCCTGGCCACACTCTTCATGACGGAGATGTGGGAGCGCTTCAGCTACTACGGCATGCGCGCCCTTCTCGTGTACTACATCGTCTCCGGCGGCGCCGACGCCGCGACGGGCAGCCAGGGCGGCGGCCTCGCGATGGACGCGGCGATGGCCACGGCCATCTACTCCGTCTACGTCTCCATGGTCTACCTGATGGCCATGCCCGGCGGCTGGTTCGGCGACCGCGTCTGGGGCGCCCGCAAGACGGTCGCCATCGCCGGTTTCGTGATCATGGGTGGTCACGTCGCCCTGGCCGTCCCCGGCCAGGCCATGTTCTTCGTGGGCCTCGCGCTCGTGGCGGCCGGCTCCGGCCTGCTGAAGGCCAACATCTCCACGATGGTCGGCCACCTCTACGACGGTCCCGAGGACCCGCGCCGGGACGGCGGCTTCACGCTGTTCTACATCGGCATCAACCTCGGTGCCTTCGTCGCCCCGTTCGTCATCGGCACGGTCGGCAAGGAGCACAACTGGCACTTCGGCTTCGCGCTCGCCGCGGTCGGCATGGGCCTGGGTCTGCTCCAGTTCCTCATCGGCACGCGCCACCTGAGCCCGAAGAGCAACGAGGTGCCGAACCCGCTGTCGCCCGAGGAGCGCCGCGCGGTCGTCACCAAGGTCGTGGGTGCGCTGGTCGTCGCCGCGGTCTTCTACGGCGGCGTGGTCGCGCTCGGCATGTACACCCTGAACTGGGCGCTCGTGCCGCTGACCCTGGCCGGCCTGATCATCCCCGTCGCCGTCCTCGTCCGCATCAAGCGCGACAAGGACCTGAGCGCCGGCGAGCAGTCCAAGATGAACGGCTACATCTGGTTCTTCGTGGCCGCCGCGATCTTCTGGATGATCTACGACCAGGGCGGCTCGACCCTGTCGCTCTTCGCGGACGACAAGACCGCGGGCAGCGTCCTCGGCATCGACTTCTCGGCCACCTGGTACCAGTCGCTGAACCCGCTGTACGTGATGGCCCTGGCGCCGGTCTTCGCCTGGCTGTGGCTGTGGCTCGCCCGCAAGAACCAGGAGCCCAACACCATCGTGAAGTTCGCGATGGGCCTGGTCCTGGTCGGCGCGTCCTTCTTCGTCTTCGTCGTCCCGATGGGGATGGCGGGCGACGGCACCAAGGTCTCGCCGATGTGGCTGGTCTCGATCTACATGATCCAGACGATCGGTGAGCTGTGCCTGTCCCCGGTCGGACTCTCCGTCACCACCAAGATGGCGCCGCAGAAGTACGCCTCCCAGATGATGGGTGTCTGGTTCCTCGCCGTCACCGCCGGTGACTGCACCACGGGTCTGCTGTCCCTCGCGGGCGTGGACCTCAACGGGACCGGCATCATCGCGATGCAGGCATCGCTGGCGGTCGCCGCGGGTCTCGCGGTCTTCATGTACCGCAAGAAGGTCCAGGCGATGATGGGCGAGGTCCACTGA